One segment of Candidatus Glassbacteria bacterium DNA contains the following:
- a CDS encoding DUF2892 domain-containing protein, whose product MKMERIIRAVAGSFVLGSLALGWWVHPGWFLFTAFVGANLLQSSITRWCLMEDILAKLGIAEKPQQ is encoded by the coding sequence ATGAAGATGGAACGGATTATTCGTGCGGTAGCCGGTAGTTTCGTGCTGGGTTCGCTGGCCCTGGGGTGGTGGGTTCATCCGGGCTGGTTCCTGTTCACGGCCTTCGTGGGTGCCAACCTGCTGCAATCGTCGATTACCAGGTGGTGCCTGATGGAGGATATCCTGGCCAAACTCGGTATCGCCGAAAAGCCGCAGCAGTGA
- the trxA gene encoding thioredoxin yields MSAVKTLDTTNFDSEVAGPQPVMVDFYTDWCAPCQILGPQVERIAQTYADRASVAKLNVDASGQVAARFGVQGIPTVLFFKDGKLVDRVVGLVPEEELTSRLDSLID; encoded by the coding sequence GCGCCGTAAAAACCCTCGATACCACCAATTTTGACAGCGAGGTGGCGGGGCCTCAGCCCGTGATGGTCGATTTCTACACCGACTGGTGCGCCCCCTGCCAGATCCTGGGACCCCAGGTGGAGCGGATCGCGCAAACATACGCCGACCGGGCCAGCGTGGCTAAGCTCAATGTCGACGCCAGCGGCCAGGTGGCTGCCCGGTTCGGCGTCCAGGGAATCCCAACCGTGCTGTTTTTCAAGGACGGCAAGCTGGTGGACCGCGTGGTCGGCCTGGTGCCGGAGGAGGAGCTGACCAGCAGGCTCGATTCATTAATCGACTAG